The following proteins come from a genomic window of Mycobacterium sp. DL:
- a CDS encoding MMPL family transporter, with protein sequence MNRRTSWLVALLIVIASGALMGLIGTGDSAEQSPVPVPAGAESARADALRTEFPGGDRVPAILVVSRGDGAVLTPADLDAADQARQRMLVVAGAGAEAGPPVQVSEDRQAAVAPVPLRADLSGFDLNDTVKELRAAASDGLPGDLRAQVTGGPAFGADIADSFSGANFTLLIVTAAVVALLLIITYRSPVLWLVPLLVIAFADRVGSVAGAAVADAVGMTPDGSTSGITSVLVFGAGTNYALLLISRYREELGQHQSHQDALNIAVRRAGPAILASNATVVLALLTLLLASSPSTRSLGVQAAAGLVVAAVFVLLVLPPLLGLFGRKLFWPFIPALGDRALTDSGIWHRVAAGVARRPARVAVVSIGALALLCAGLVGTPIGLSQTEQFRVQAESVDGFDTLAAHFPSGLTDPATVIASTDRAADVQRAIDDTPGVVSATPAGSAANGLSQWSVVLAASPASDEAFETVDALRDSVQQVDSDALVGGSDAKARDASAAAASDRAVVVPAILAVVLLVLYVLLRSALAPLILVAVTVLSALAALGLGSWASVHVFGFPALDNTAPLFAFLFLVALGVDYTIFLVTRAREETPQHGTREGIIRAVSATGAVITSAGIVLAAVFCVLGVLPLIVLTQVGIIVGLGILLDTFVVRTVIIPALFTLIGPRIWWPALREQPSGSDGESSGRHRAGVAATS encoded by the coding sequence ATGAACCGCCGCACCTCCTGGCTCGTCGCGCTACTCATCGTCATCGCCTCCGGCGCCCTGATGGGCTTGATCGGCACCGGCGACTCCGCCGAGCAGTCCCCCGTGCCGGTGCCCGCCGGGGCGGAGTCCGCCCGCGCCGACGCGTTGCGCACCGAGTTCCCCGGGGGCGACCGCGTCCCCGCGATCCTGGTCGTGAGCCGCGGCGACGGCGCCGTGCTGACGCCGGCAGATCTCGACGCCGCAGATCAGGCCCGCCAGCGCATGCTGGTGGTGGCCGGTGCGGGTGCCGAAGCGGGTCCACCCGTCCAGGTCTCCGAGGACCGGCAGGCCGCGGTGGCCCCGGTGCCGCTGCGGGCCGACCTGTCCGGGTTCGATCTGAACGACACCGTGAAGGAGTTGCGGGCGGCCGCTTCCGACGGGCTGCCCGGGGATCTTCGAGCCCAGGTCACCGGCGGACCCGCATTCGGCGCGGACATCGCCGACTCCTTCTCCGGCGCCAACTTCACGCTGCTCATCGTCACCGCGGCGGTGGTGGCCCTGCTGCTGATCATCACGTACCGCTCCCCGGTGCTGTGGCTGGTTCCGCTGCTGGTGATCGCGTTCGCCGACCGGGTCGGCTCCGTCGCGGGCGCCGCGGTCGCCGACGCGGTGGGGATGACGCCGGACGGATCGACATCGGGCATCACCAGCGTCCTGGTGTTCGGCGCGGGCACCAACTACGCCCTGCTGCTCATTTCGCGGTACCGAGAAGAGTTGGGGCAGCACCAGTCCCATCAGGACGCCCTGAACATCGCCGTCCGCCGTGCCGGACCCGCCATCCTCGCCAGCAATGCGACGGTGGTGCTGGCGCTGCTGACGTTGCTTCTCGCATCGTCGCCGAGCACCCGCAGCCTGGGCGTCCAGGCGGCTGCCGGGCTGGTCGTCGCGGCGGTGTTCGTGCTGCTGGTGCTGCCGCCGCTGCTCGGGCTCTTCGGCCGGAAGCTGTTCTGGCCGTTCATCCCTGCGCTGGGAGACCGGGCGCTGACCGACAGCGGGATCTGGCACCGGGTGGCGGCGGGGGTCGCGCGACGGCCGGCCCGGGTGGCGGTGGTCTCGATCGGCGCTCTGGCCCTGCTGTGCGCCGGTCTCGTCGGCACACCGATCGGCCTGTCCCAGACCGAGCAGTTCCGCGTCCAGGCCGAATCCGTCGACGGATTCGACACCCTGGCCGCGCACTTTCCCAGCGGGCTCACCGATCCCGCCACCGTGATCGCATCCACCGACCGTGCCGCCGACGTCCAGCGCGCCATCGACGACACGCCCGGCGTCGTGTCGGCCACGCCTGCGGGGAGCGCGGCGAACGGGCTGAGTCAGTGGTCGGTTGTGCTGGCCGCCTCACCGGCGTCCGACGAGGCTTTCGAAACGGTTGACGCACTGCGTGATTCGGTGCAGCAGGTCGACTCGGACGCACTGGTCGGCGGCTCCGACGCGAAGGCTCGGGACGCGTCGGCGGCGGCTGCGTCGGATCGTGCGGTGGTGGTGCCCGCGATCCTCGCCGTGGTCCTGCTGGTGCTCTACGTGCTGCTCCGCTCGGCACTGGCGCCGCTGATCCTGGTCGCGGTGACGGTGCTGAGTGCGCTGGCAGCCCTCGGACTGGGCAGTTGGGCGAGCGTGCACGTGTTCGGTTTCCCCGCGCTGGACAACACCGCACCGCTGTTCGCATTCCTGTTCCTGGTGGCGCTGGGCGTCGACTACACCATCTTCCTCGTGACCCGCGCCCGGGAGGAGACACCACAGCACGGCACGCGGGAGGGCATCATCCGTGCGGTCTCGGCCACCGGCGCCGTCATCACCAGTGCCGGCATCGTGCTGGCCGCGGTGTTCTGCGTGCTCGGCGTGCTCCCGCTGATCGTGCTGACCCAGGTAGGCATCATCGTCGGGCTGGGAATCCTGCTGGACACCTTCGTCGTGCGCACGGTGATCATCCCCGCGCTGTTCACACTCATCGGGCCGCGGATCTGGTGGCCCGCGCTGCGCGAGCAGCCAAGTGGTTCTGACGGAGAATCGAGCGGTCGACACCGCGCCGGGGTGGCTGCCACTTCGTAG
- a CDS encoding MarR family winged helix-turn-helix transcriptional regulator: MQDEDRKALEVQIAADVRALTAESDQIGHNFAGRHALTGNDFRALLHVMVAENSGEPLTAGELRKRMGVSGAAITYLVERMIASGHLLRDSDPADRRKVMLRVADQGLEVGREFFTPLAGHTTDSLADLPDDDLAAAHRVFRALIGAMGAFRAQLDGQVAHGATHRGPGSGRVDGR, from the coding sequence GTGCAGGATGAGGACCGGAAGGCGCTGGAGGTGCAGATCGCTGCCGACGTGCGAGCGCTGACGGCGGAGTCCGACCAGATCGGCCACAACTTCGCCGGCAGGCACGCTCTGACGGGCAACGACTTCCGCGCGCTGCTCCATGTCATGGTCGCCGAGAATTCCGGCGAGCCGTTGACCGCCGGAGAACTCAGGAAGCGGATGGGGGTCTCTGGCGCGGCGATCACCTACCTGGTCGAACGGATGATCGCATCGGGGCATCTGCTGCGGGATTCCGATCCTGCGGATCGTCGAAAAGTCATGCTGCGGGTCGCCGACCAGGGTCTGGAGGTCGGGCGGGAGTTCTTCACACCGCTGGCCGGGCACACCACCGACTCGCTCGCCGACCTCCCGGACGACGACCTCGCCGCAGCGCACCGGGTGTTCAGGGCGCTCATCGGAGCGATGGGCGCCTTCCGGGCGCAGCTCGACGGCCAGGTTGCGCATGGCGCGACTCATCGCGGCCCGGGTTCTGGCAGGGTGGATGGTCGATGA
- the purT gene encoding formate-dependent phosphoribosylglycinamide formyltransferase, which yields MTEHPAPPAPGSASVMLLGAGERSRELASAFERLGAEVTIVEKYADAGALTALVDAQKPHYVVADAGAVATDAWITIAERGDVEVFPTPRSTRLSLDGEGLRRLAADELGLPTAPFWFAGSADELTAVATHAGFPLVVKPVAAAPGEGESVLLRPEDIQPAWRRAVAGGRLSMQRVMAETVVEVDFEVTLLTVRTTGPAGPVVHFCEPIGHRQSEGDALESWQPQQLSPAALDAAKSIAARIVNSLGGRGVFSVELLVRGDEVYFADVRPRPHDTGLVTLRSQRLSQFELQARAVLGLPVDTIMISPGAVEVTYAQANDGGESESSDVDDTQLQLVLADALAVAESDVRLFGRSDSAEARGWRTLALATAPDPIVARDRVRRVATALRRLR from the coding sequence ATGACTGAGCACCCCGCCCCGCCCGCACCCGGTTCGGCATCGGTGATGCTGCTCGGTGCCGGGGAACGCAGCCGTGAGCTCGCCTCGGCATTCGAGCGCCTCGGCGCCGAGGTGACGATCGTGGAGAAGTACGCCGACGCCGGCGCCCTCACCGCGCTCGTCGACGCGCAGAAGCCGCACTACGTGGTGGCCGACGCCGGCGCCGTCGCGACGGACGCGTGGATCACCATTGCCGAGCGCGGCGACGTGGAGGTCTTCCCGACGCCGCGCAGCACCCGGCTGTCGCTGGACGGCGAGGGGTTGCGCAGGCTAGCCGCCGACGAGCTGGGGCTTCCCACGGCGCCGTTCTGGTTCGCCGGCTCTGCCGACGAGCTCACCGCGGTCGCCACGCACGCCGGCTTCCCGCTGGTGGTCAAGCCCGTTGCTGCCGCCCCCGGTGAAGGCGAGTCGGTCCTGCTCAGGCCCGAGGACATCCAGCCCGCCTGGCGCCGCGCGGTCGCCGGCGGTCGGCTCAGCATGCAGCGGGTGATGGCGGAGACCGTCGTCGAGGTGGACTTCGAGGTGACACTGCTGACGGTGCGCACCACCGGTCCCGCGGGTCCCGTCGTGCACTTCTGCGAGCCGATCGGGCACCGCCAGTCCGAAGGCGACGCCCTCGAATCCTGGCAGCCTCAGCAGCTCTCGCCGGCGGCGCTGGACGCCGCGAAGTCGATCGCCGCCCGCATCGTCAACTCGCTGGGCGGCCGCGGCGTGTTCAGTGTGGAGTTGCTGGTCCGCGGCGACGAGGTCTACTTCGCCGATGTCCGGCCCCGGCCGCACGACACCGGGCTGGTGACCCTGCGCTCGCAGCGGCTCTCCCAGTTCGAGTTGCAGGCTCGTGCGGTCCTCGGACTGCCGGTGGACACCATCATGATCTCGCCGGGCGCGGTCGAGGTGACCTACGCGCAGGCGAACGACGGCGGGGAGTCGGAGAGCTCCGACGTCGACGACACCCAGTTGCAGCTGGTGCTGGCAGACGCGCTGGCTGTGGCCGAAAGCGACGTGCGCCTGTTCGGCCGGTCCGATTCGGCCGAGGCCCGGGGCTGGCGCACCCTCGCTCTGGCGACGGCACCCGACCCGATCGTGGCCCGCGACCGCGTCCGCCGGGTAGCGACTGCCCTTCGACGGCTCCGGTGA
- a CDS encoding lumazine-binding protein, whose translation MTEPTDSSDAGGTAGPFLGALTIIVAIVIAVWLFNVFSGDELTDDQQIGLAVVAQNDALQREDYAAFRSYTCAEQQGVESEVIAEQQDSAATRGDRFVDGTSGVAIAGDQATADVTYHFENDPDAQETVEVAFVRQGGAWKVCSTGPS comes from the coding sequence GTGACCGAACCGACCGACTCGTCCGATGCCGGCGGGACCGCGGGACCCTTCCTGGGCGCCCTGACGATCATCGTGGCCATCGTGATCGCCGTCTGGCTGTTCAACGTGTTCTCCGGTGACGAACTGACCGACGACCAGCAGATCGGGCTCGCCGTGGTGGCGCAGAACGACGCGCTCCAACGCGAGGACTACGCCGCCTTCCGGTCCTACACCTGCGCAGAACAGCAGGGTGTCGAGTCGGAAGTGATTGCCGAACAGCAGGATTCAGCAGCAACGCGGGGCGACCGTTTCGTCGACGGCACCTCCGGTGTGGCCATCGCCGGCGACCAGGCCACCGCCGATGTCACCTACCACTTCGAGAACGACCCCGACGCCCAGGAGACGGTCGAGGTCGCCTTCGTGCGCCAGGGCGGCGCCTGGAAGGTCTGTTCGACCGGTCCCAGTTAG
- a CDS encoding rhodanese-like domain-containing protein, with protein MSYAGDITPDEAWTLLSENPEAVLVDCRTDAEWRFVGVADLSSLGRDVVYVEWNRTDGAHNDGFVDELLAAGVTPGDRPVVFLCRSGNRSIPAAEAATAAGIAPSYNMLDGFEGGLDEQKHRGGTGWRALGLPWRQS; from the coding sequence GTGAGTTATGCGGGAGACATCACGCCTGACGAGGCCTGGACGCTGCTGAGTGAGAACCCCGAAGCCGTTCTGGTCGACTGTCGGACCGATGCCGAGTGGCGATTCGTCGGGGTGGCCGACCTCTCCAGTCTCGGCCGCGATGTCGTCTACGTCGAATGGAACCGCACCGACGGCGCGCACAACGACGGTTTTGTCGACGAACTGCTGGCTGCGGGCGTCACTCCGGGCGACCGCCCCGTGGTGTTCCTGTGCCGCTCGGGAAACCGTTCCATCCCCGCCGCGGAAGCGGCCACCGCAGCAGGCATCGCCCCGTCCTACAACATGCTGGACGGCTTCGAAGGCGGCCTCGACGAGCAGAAGCACCGCGGTGGCACGGGCTGGCGCGCCCTCGGCCTGCCGTGGAGGCAATCATGA
- a CDS encoding O-succinylhomoserine sulfhydrylase, protein MSEQVPSVRIPAALPDGVSQATIGVRGGLLRSGFEETSEALYLTSGYVYETAADAEKAFTGEIDRYVYSRYGNPTVSMFEERLRLIEGAPACFATASGMSAVFTALGALLGAGDRLVAARSLFGSCFVVCNEILPRWGVEVVFVDGDDLSQWEEALSVPTQAVFFETPSNPMQQLVDIAALCDMAHAAGAKVVLDNVFATPILQQGFPLGVDVVVYSGTKHIDGQGRVLGGAILGDKQYIDEPVQKLMRHTGPALSPFNAWTLLKGLETLALRVQHQNSSAHRIAEFLEANPSVSWVKYPFLESHPQYDLAKRQMTGGGTVVTFELRGGSKERAFEVLDKLQIIDISNNLGDSKSLITHPATTTHRAMGPEGRAAIGLGDGVVRVSVGLEGTEDLIADLDRALG, encoded by the coding sequence ATGAGCGAGCAGGTGCCGTCGGTACGGATTCCGGCCGCGTTGCCCGACGGGGTCAGCCAGGCCACCATCGGCGTGCGCGGCGGGCTGCTGCGCTCGGGCTTCGAGGAAACCTCAGAGGCGTTGTACCTGACATCGGGCTACGTCTACGAGACCGCAGCCGACGCGGAGAAGGCGTTCACCGGAGAGATCGATCGATACGTCTACTCGCGCTATGGAAATCCGACGGTGTCGATGTTCGAGGAGCGGCTGCGGCTGATCGAGGGCGCGCCCGCGTGCTTCGCCACCGCCAGTGGGATGTCCGCAGTGTTCACGGCGTTGGGTGCGCTGCTGGGTGCCGGCGACCGATTGGTGGCCGCCCGCAGCCTCTTCGGGTCGTGTTTTGTCGTGTGCAACGAGATCCTGCCGCGCTGGGGCGTGGAGGTGGTGTTCGTCGACGGCGACGATCTGTCCCAGTGGGAGGAGGCGCTGTCGGTCCCCACCCAGGCGGTCTTCTTCGAGACGCCGTCGAACCCGATGCAGCAGCTGGTGGACATCGCCGCCCTGTGCGACATGGCGCATGCCGCCGGCGCAAAAGTGGTGCTGGACAACGTCTTCGCGACACCGATTCTGCAGCAGGGCTTTCCGTTGGGTGTCGACGTCGTCGTCTACTCGGGCACCAAACACATCGACGGCCAGGGTCGGGTGCTCGGTGGTGCGATCCTCGGCGACAAGCAGTACATCGACGAGCCCGTGCAGAAATTGATGCGGCACACCGGCCCAGCGCTAAGTCCTTTCAATGCGTGGACGCTGCTGAAGGGACTCGAGACGCTGGCATTGCGGGTTCAGCACCAGAACTCGTCGGCGCACCGGATCGCCGAGTTCCTCGAAGCGAACCCGTCGGTGAGCTGGGTCAAATACCCGTTCCTGGAATCACATCCGCAGTACGACCTCGCCAAGAGGCAGATGACCGGCGGCGGAACCGTCGTCACCTTCGAGTTGAGGGGCGGCAGCAAGGAACGGGCCTTCGAGGTCCTCGACAAGCTGCAGATCATCGACATCTCCAACAACCTCGGGGATTCCAAGTCGCTGATCACCCATCCGGCCACCACCACACATCGGGCGATGGGCCCGGAGGGTCGCGCCGCGATCGGGTTGGGTGACGGCGTGGTGCGGGTGTCGGTCGGGCTGGAAGGCACCGAGGATCTGATCGCCGACCTCGATCGGGCGCTGGGCTGA
- a CDS encoding L,D-transpeptidase: MRVAVRSVLAMGLVAAGAVAAPAHPGSAASRSPQLDIVALSPAEGAVVGVAHPLVITFGSSVVQRRLAEQALGVTSEPPMTGKFEWVENNVAQWVPDQFWPAHSTVKLTLGGLPTRNFETGPAVIGVANLSDHTFTVTVDGQPPDQLPAPHHRPNWGQNGVFPASMGRPEYPTPVGVYTVLAKERDVVMDSSSVGIPLDSPDGYLLDVEYAIRFTQRGLFVHSAPWAVNQMGYENTSHGCVGLSTEDAEWYFNTVNVGDPIIVRENSLEVPRTVAG, encoded by the coding sequence ATGCGCGTGGCCGTCAGGAGTGTCCTCGCCATGGGCTTGGTGGCTGCGGGCGCCGTTGCAGCGCCGGCGCATCCCGGTAGCGCGGCAAGTCGGTCGCCGCAACTCGACATCGTCGCTCTGTCCCCCGCGGAGGGCGCGGTGGTGGGCGTGGCGCACCCGCTGGTGATCACCTTCGGCAGCTCGGTGGTACAACGGCGCCTGGCCGAACAAGCCTTGGGCGTCACGTCTGAGCCGCCGATGACGGGCAAGTTCGAGTGGGTGGAAAACAATGTCGCGCAGTGGGTCCCGGATCAGTTCTGGCCCGCGCACAGCACGGTGAAGCTCACCCTGGGCGGCCTGCCAACCCGGAACTTCGAGACGGGCCCGGCCGTCATCGGTGTCGCCAACCTCTCGGACCACACGTTCACCGTGACAGTCGACGGACAGCCTCCCGATCAGCTTCCGGCACCGCATCACCGGCCCAACTGGGGACAGAACGGGGTGTTCCCGGCGTCAATGGGACGTCCGGAATACCCTACGCCAGTAGGGGTCTACACCGTCCTGGCCAAGGAACGCGACGTGGTGATGGATTCGAGCAGCGTCGGCATTCCCCTGGACTCTCCCGATGGCTACCTGCTGGACGTGGAGTACGCCATCCGGTTCACCCAGCGGGGCCTCTTCGTGCACTCCGCTCCCTGGGCTGTCAACCAAATGGGATACGAGAACACCAGCCACGGCTGTGTCGGCCTCAGCACCGAGGACGCCGAATGGTACTTCAACACCGTCAATGTCGGTGATCCGATCATCGTTCGGGAGAACAGCTTGGAAGTTCCCCGCACTGTTGCCGGCTAG
- a CDS encoding CAP domain-containing protein translates to MVMKTKVVGILALCAVVTTALDATAGDFTAQADGRATGISLGVKQLRQACGTIGEDARLTAAAQRHADDMLRNRAYSHTGSDGSSPRARMADAGYGGLGSTGEIVYWATGSAATADGALNFWMQSPGHRAIILNCGFTAGGFATAWDGHTMTAVGDFAGP, encoded by the coding sequence ATGGTGATGAAGACCAAGGTCGTCGGCATTCTCGCACTGTGTGCTGTCGTGACCACGGCGCTCGACGCCACCGCGGGAGATTTCACGGCGCAGGCCGACGGCCGGGCAACCGGGATATCCCTCGGCGTCAAACAGCTTCGCCAGGCATGCGGGACGATCGGCGAGGACGCGCGGCTGACCGCGGCGGCTCAGCGGCACGCAGACGACATGCTTCGGAACCGCGCTTACAGTCACACCGGTTCGGACGGCTCGTCACCGCGAGCGCGTATGGCGGACGCAGGCTACGGCGGTCTCGGCTCCACCGGTGAGATCGTCTACTGGGCCACCGGTTCTGCCGCGACTGCCGATGGTGCGCTCAACTTCTGGATGCAAAGTCCCGGCCACCGGGCGATCATCTTGAACTGCGGATTCACCGCAGGCGGCTTCGCCACTGCCTGGGACGGCCATACGATGACCGCTGTCGGTGACTTCGCAGGTCCTTGA
- a CDS encoding SDR family oxidoreductase has translation MDNIAGKTIAITGAARGIGYATATALLKRGARVVIGDRDVALQESAVAQLTKLGSVSGYPLDVTDRESFATFLDKARTDGGGHIDVLINNAGVMPIGPFLEQSEQSIRSSIEVNLYGVIAGCQLALPDMLNRRRGHIINIASLSGVIPVPGQVVYVGAKFGVVGLSTALADEVAPHGVHVSVVMPPFTRTDLISGTRETAGTKPVEPEEIAAAIVKTLDKPKTHVAVPPFLRFTAQAAQLLGPRGRRWMNKKLGLDNVFLEFDIATRKNYEDRAQAALGVVEGQAKK, from the coding sequence ATGGACAACATCGCCGGCAAGACCATCGCCATCACCGGGGCGGCACGGGGCATCGGGTACGCAACCGCGACGGCCCTGCTCAAGCGCGGCGCCCGCGTCGTCATCGGAGACCGTGACGTGGCGCTTCAGGAGTCGGCGGTGGCTCAGCTGACCAAGCTCGGGTCGGTATCGGGCTACCCGCTCGACGTCACCGACCGCGAGTCGTTCGCGACGTTCCTGGACAAGGCACGCACCGACGGCGGCGGCCACATCGACGTGCTGATCAACAACGCCGGCGTCATGCCCATCGGACCGTTCCTCGAGCAGTCCGAGCAATCGATCCGATCCTCGATCGAGGTCAACCTCTACGGTGTCATCGCCGGGTGCCAGCTGGCACTGCCCGACATGCTCAACCGTCGCCGCGGCCACATCATCAACATCGCGTCGCTGTCAGGCGTCATCCCGGTGCCCGGCCAGGTGGTCTACGTCGGCGCGAAGTTCGGTGTCGTGGGCCTGTCGACGGCGCTGGCGGACGAGGTCGCGCCGCACGGCGTGCACGTCTCTGTGGTGATGCCGCCGTTCACCAGGACTGACCTGATCTCGGGAACCCGAGAGACAGCGGGCACCAAGCCGGTGGAGCCCGAAGAGATCGCGGCGGCCATCGTGAAGACGCTCGACAAGCCCAAGACCCATGTCGCGGTACCGCCGTTCCTCCGCTTCACCGCGCAGGCCGCTCAGTTGCTCGGACCGCGCGGCAGGCGCTGGATGAACAAGAAGCTCGGTCTGGACAATGTGTTCCTCGAGTTCGACATCGCGACGCGGAAGAACTACGAGGACCGCGCACAGGCAGCCCTCGGCGTGGTCGAAGGTCAGGCGAAGAAGTAG
- a CDS encoding metalloregulator ArsR/SmtB family transcription factor: MVEDPTLDRAYAALADPTRRWLLETLRQGDARITDLAAPLPMTFAGVSRHVGVLESAGLVRREVRGREHWLSVQPDGLSSARQWIDAQADFWSTRADALSERLRKKGRGR; encoded by the coding sequence ATGGTTGAAGATCCGACCCTGGACCGCGCGTACGCGGCGCTCGCCGATCCGACGCGCCGCTGGCTGCTGGAGACACTGCGGCAGGGCGACGCGCGCATCACCGATCTGGCGGCGCCGCTGCCGATGACCTTCGCGGGAGTCTCGCGTCACGTGGGCGTGCTGGAGTCGGCCGGCCTGGTGCGACGCGAAGTGCGCGGCCGCGAGCACTGGCTCTCTGTGCAACCGGACGGACTGTCGTCCGCGCGCCAGTGGATCGACGCGCAAGCCGACTTCTGGTCCACCCGCGCCGACGCGTTGTCGGAGAGGTTGCGCAAGAAGGGACGCGGCCGATGA
- a CDS encoding SRPBCC domain-containing protein, with protein sequence MTDGPVVRVQRVMPARPDVVFDEWLDPEALMDWMCPRPSRCVAIIIEPKVGGRVSFDVDDSGSSVLITGQFLDIDRPNLLRFTWSHSGWADPTVTSIVNVAFEPFGVDQTLMSIEHSLLPPEGFEDHDLGWAATADQLVALLPRR encoded by the coding sequence ATGACCGACGGACCCGTGGTCCGGGTCCAGCGCGTCATGCCCGCCCGTCCGGACGTGGTGTTCGACGAGTGGTTGGACCCCGAAGCGCTCATGGACTGGATGTGCCCACGCCCGTCCCGGTGTGTGGCGATCATCATCGAACCGAAGGTCGGGGGCCGGGTCAGCTTCGATGTCGACGACTCGGGCTCCTCGGTGCTCATCACCGGCCAGTTCCTCGACATCGACCGGCCGAACCTGTTGCGCTTCACGTGGAGTCATTCAGGCTGGGCTGATCCGACGGTCACCAGCATCGTCAACGTCGCGTTCGAACCGTTCGGCGTCGACCAGACGCTGATGTCCATCGAGCACTCGCTACTACCGCCCGAGGGGTTCGAGGATCACGACCTCGGGTGGGCGGCGACCGCGGATCAACTGGTGGCGCTGCTGCCGCGAAGGTGA
- a CDS encoding HNH endonuclease signature motif containing protein, translated as MFDGSLPESAALAEASDAALAEAAAGWATASAAAEARKLAVIAEVQRRAVAGGSRSRWAIDEVDAAAAGLSCALTISHGRALGQIELAVALRDRLPKVGALFLAGHLSGAMISTIVFRTALVRDAVALSHIDSEVADNAAGWGPLSQHKLEQAIDFWVDRHDPDAVRRLRNSVRVRDFTVGDRDDATGTASVHGRLTATDAVLLERRITDMIASVCDDDPRTLGQRRSDAVGAIAAHATHLACRCDDPTCRGKVDDGRASSVTIHVIADPESLDAALDPKLHGEGLEYAPTPPAPAEPPEPPEPRRRKAALIAGANGAIVPAPLLAELIAGGAKIRYLSSPCDSEDRYRPSTALSEFVRTRDLTCRWPGCDRPAAHADIDHTRPWPVGPTHPGNIKCYCRLHHLVKTFCDGFADAQLPDGTVQVTTPTGHTYTTKPFSTLLFPAWNTTTPPAPDTSERPSEPRPGRDLMMPTRRRTREQSRAAHIATERRLNAIQRDLDIAAAAARQAERAAIRAQKQTQPPPPPSYEFPPAGYEPDYGDDPPPF; from the coding sequence ATGTTCGATGGTTCGCTACCGGAGTCGGCTGCCCTGGCTGAGGCCAGCGATGCCGCGCTGGCGGAGGCGGCGGCCGGGTGGGCGACAGCTTCGGCGGCGGCGGAGGCACGCAAGTTGGCGGTGATCGCCGAGGTGCAGCGCCGCGCCGTGGCCGGAGGGAGCCGCTCGCGGTGGGCGATTGATGAGGTCGATGCCGCCGCGGCGGGCCTGTCGTGTGCGCTGACGATCAGCCACGGTCGCGCGCTGGGGCAGATCGAGTTGGCCGTCGCTCTGCGCGATCGGCTCCCGAAAGTGGGGGCACTGTTCCTGGCCGGCCACCTCAGCGGCGCGATGATCTCGACGATCGTGTTCCGCACCGCGCTGGTCCGCGACGCGGTCGCGCTGTCCCACATCGACAGCGAGGTCGCCGACAACGCCGCGGGCTGGGGCCCGCTGTCACAGCACAAGCTCGAGCAGGCCATCGATTTCTGGGTCGATCGCCATGACCCCGACGCGGTGCGCCGACTGCGCAACTCGGTTCGGGTGCGTGACTTTACCGTCGGGGACCGCGACGATGCCACCGGAACTGCCAGCGTCCACGGGCGGTTGACTGCCACCGATGCGGTGCTACTGGAGCGGCGCATCACCGACATGATCGCGTCGGTGTGCGACGACGATCCCCGCACCCTGGGCCAACGCCGCTCCGATGCTGTCGGCGCGATCGCCGCCCACGCTACACATCTGGCGTGCCGCTGCGACGACCCGACATGCCGAGGCAAGGTCGACGACGGTCGTGCCAGCAGCGTGACCATCCATGTCATCGCCGACCCGGAATCACTCGATGCCGCCCTGGACCCGAAACTGCACGGCGAGGGGCTGGAATACGCACCCACCCCGCCCGCGCCTGCCGAGCCGCCTGAGCCGCCTGAGCCGCGGCGGCGCAAGGCTGCGCTGATTGCCGGCGCCAACGGCGCGATCGTGCCCGCGCCACTGCTGGCCGAACTGATCGCCGGTGGTGCGAAGATCCGCTACCTCAGCTCGCCGTGTGACAGTGAGGACCGCTACCGACCGTCGACCGCGCTGTCCGAGTTCGTGCGCACCCGGGACCTGACGTGCCGCTGGCCCGGCTGCGACCGGCCTGCCGCACACGCCGACATCGATCACACCCGCCCCTGGCCCGTCGGCCCCACCCATCCTGGCAACATCAAATGCTATTGCCGTCTGCATCATTTGGTGAAAACGTTCTGCGACGGCTTCGCCGATGCCCAATTACCTGACGGCACAGTGCAAGTCACGACACCGACGGGACACACCTACACCACGAAACCGTTCTCGACGTTGTTGTTCCCCGCCTGGAACACCACCACCCCGCCCGCGCCGGATACCTCAGAACGACCTTCAGAGCCCAGGCCCGGCCGCGATCTCATGATGCCTACCCGCCGACGCACCCGCGAACAGAGCCGCGCCGCCCACATCGCCACCGAACGACGCCTCAACGCGATCCAACGTGACCTCGACATCGCAGCCGCGGCCGCTCGACAAGCCGAGCGCGCCGCCATACGAGCACAGAAGCAGACACAGCCACCGCCGCCGCCCAGCTACGAGTTTCCCCCAGCCGGTTACGAACCCGACTACGGCGACGACCCACCACCGTTCTGA